In Nostoc edaphicum CCNP1411, the sequence TTAGTTGAGGCTAAAAGGTGCAATTTCGAGGATAAAAGGCGCAACTTTGAGGATAAAAGGTGCAACTTCGAGGATAAAAGGTGCAACTTCGAGCCTCAGAAGGTCAACGTCGAGCCTCAGAAGGTCAACATTGAGGTTAAAAGGTGCAACTTCGAGGATCAAACGTGCAACTTCGAGGCTCAGAAGGTCAACGTCGAGCTTCAGAAGGTCAATGTTGAGGTTCTGAGGCTCATTGTTGAAGTACAGCCAATACGGTTTGGCTGGGTAATAGTAATTGAGAGTTCACTTCCGTCCTGCCAAGACTTGTTCGGCACTCAAATCCAACTGTGAAAAAGTAAAAGAGATGATGCGTTCTTGTCCTCGGAATACAACAGCATCATAGAACCCTTCTACTAGGGTGCATATTGTTACTATTTCTTGAATTGGGTCAACAATCCAATATTCGGGAATTTCCAGAACAGCATACTCAGAACGTTTGCTGCGATAGTCTGTGGTTTGTGTAGATTCGCTGACGACTTCTACCACTAATGTGGGGGGAGTTTCGTTGAGTTCGATTACAGCTTCTCGATTAGAAAGTGCTTCCCACTGCTGTGTTGGTAATACTACTACATCT encodes:
- a CDS encoding Uma2 family endonuclease, coding for MTATTKKFTFAEYLKYNDGTDTQYELVDGELIPISLGTGKHGGISKFLERSFDDESAKMGQNWTAQKFSVGVCSPRKGRWDTSRIPDVVVLPTQQWEALSNREAVIELNETPPTLVVEVVSESTQTTDYRSKRSEYAVLEIPEYWIVDPIQEIVTICTLVEGFYDAVVFRGQERIISFTFSQLDLSAEQVLAGRK